A genomic region of Dreissena polymorpha isolate Duluth1 chromosome 4, UMN_Dpol_1.0, whole genome shotgun sequence contains the following coding sequences:
- the LOC127878445 gene encoding beta-1,4-mannosyltransferase egh-like encodes MEGFSHILHVLTVLLLLVIIFIFSILAGGLGPDRMAGFDPFIQYGQWATTLLYLLRFLTFIPIPQAIFNFCGLVMYNTHPPKPKLKTSTLFGPFICFRVVTRGTFPDLVKKNIEKNVEVCSRIGLDNYILEVVTDNVMNLAKSPRHREIVVPAKYQTKNHTLYKARALNYCLEPGINMLTDNDWIVHLDEETLLTESSVIGIVNFINDGTYKFGQGVITYANEEIVSWVTTLADLVRVGMDYGMIRFCLKYLHRPVFSWKGSFIVSNAGVEKQITYDFGLEGSIAEDCFFALTAWKEGHQFGFVDGEMWEKSTFSAMDYIHQRKRWVQGIYNVFFSPLIPYRYKGGITLMLLSWVFMPFTVPNIVLVPLFPLPMWRCVNVLCAFMGATMLFLFIFGAIKSFSPRRMGWPKYVFLCFVPIIIVPVSMVLETIGVVTALCTTKKTSFHIVDKQTVLPKTVLPSTAHTVQHV; translated from the coding sequence ATGGAGGGATTCTCTCATATTCTCCATGTTTTGACGGTACTTTTGCTTCTGGTCATCATTTTTATCTTCAGCATTCTTGCCGGAGGATTAGGACCGGACAGAATGGCTGGATTTGACCCCTTTATCCAGTATGGACAGTGGGCAACCACGTTGCTGTACTTGTTACGGTTCCTTACTTTCATTCCTATTCCACAGGCGATTTTCAACTTTTGCGGTTTAGTGATGTACAATACTCACCCACCCAAACCAAAACTGAAGACTTCAACGCTTTTTGGCCCATTTATATGTTTTCGTGTTGTGACAAGAGGTACATTTCCTGATTtagtgaaaaaaaatattgaaaaaaatgttgaagtGTGCTCTAGGATTGGTTTGGACAATTATATTCTTGAAGTGGTCACTGACAATGTCATGAACTTAGCAAAGTCTCCAAGACATAGAGAAATTGTGGTACCAGCAAAATACCAGACCAAGAATCATACACTGTACAAAGCAAGAGCCCTGAACTACTGTTTGGAACCTGGTATTAACATGCTGACAGATAATGACTGGATTGTGCATCTGGATGAAGAAACGCTTTTAACTGAGTCATCAGTAATCGGCATTGTAAATTTTATCAATGACGGCACATATAAATTTGGACAGGGGGTGATAACGTACGCTAACGAGGAAATCGTCAGCTGGGTCACAACCCTGGCTGATCTGGTTAGAGTTGGAATGGACTACGGTATGATTAGATTCTGCCTGAAGTATCTACACAGACCTGTCTTCAGCTGGAAGGGAAGCTTTATTGTGTCAAACGCTGGAGTCGAAAAGCAGATTACCTACGACTTTGGTCTGGAAGGAAGCATTGCGGAGGACTGTTTCTTTGCACTGACTGCTTGGAAAGAAGGGCATCAGTTCGGGTTTGTAGATGGAGAAATGTGGGAGAAAAGCACATTCTCAGCCATGGACTATATTCATCAACGAAAGCGCTGGGTACAGGGTATATACAATGTGTTCTTCAGCCCACTTATACCATACCGCTACAAAGGTGGTATCACTCTCATGTTGTTATCGTGGGTTTTTATGCCATTCACTGTACCGAACATTGTGCTAGTGCCACTGTTTCCGCTGCCGATGTGGCGGTGTGTAAACGTTCTATGTGCCTTTATGGGTGCTACAATGCTTTTCTTGTTCATTTTTGGTGCTATCAAGTCATTTTCTCCACGCCGTATGGGATGGCCGAAGTATGTATTCCTCTGCTTTGTTCCAATAATAATCGTGCCAGTGTCGATGGTGTTAGAAACAATTGGTGTGGTGACTGCATTGTGTACAACCAAGAAAACATCATTCCACATTGTGGACAAACAGACCGTCTTACCAAAAACTGTATTGCCATCCACAGCTCACACTGTTCAGCATGTTTGA